CGTGTGGCTCCTGATGGCCTGGGCCGTTCCGGCCTGGGCCGGCCCGGCCACCGACGCCGTCAAGTCGGTGGTGGATGAGGTCATTCGGATTCTCAACGATCCGGCCCTGGCAACCCAGAAGGAGCGCCGCCGCCAACTGGTCAAGGCCAAGGTGGACCAACGCTTCGACTATGAGGAGATGGCCAAGCGCAGCCTGGGCCCCACCTGGGGCAGGCTTTCCCCCGCCCAGCGCAGTGAGTTCGTCCGCCTGTTCGGCGAGCTTCTGGAGGCCTCTTATTCTGATAAAATAGACAAGTACGCCGGCGAGACCGTCACCTTCCTCGGGGAGAGCCTGGACGGCGACTATGCTGAGGTGCGGACCCTGCTGGTGCGGCCCAATGACAAAATCCCCATGAATTACCGGCTGATCAACAAATCCCGCTGGGTGATCTATGACGTGGTCATCGAAGGGGTAAGCCTGGTGAGCAACTACCGCTCCCAGTTCAGCCAGATCATCAGCCAGTCCTCCTACCAGGAGCTGGTCCACCGCCTGCGCACCCGGGTGGAGGAGCTGCGACGCGCCCAGCGGGGGGCTTAGTGGGAGAGGGGGCCAGGGACCGTGGGCCCCTGCCCCCTCTCCCACGCCCTCTCCCCCCACCCCTTATCGGGGGGCGGGGAGTTTGAGGGGAGGGCGGGGGAGCCAGGCTCCCCCAGCCCTCCCCTCAACCATTCACCACTCAATGGGGGTGCCCTTGCGGTAGGCCAGGGCCTGGCAGGTGGCGATGAGCCGGCCGCCGGAGTCGGTCACCTGGATATGGCAGGAGGAGGTGCGCCGGGTGGTGTGGATCTCCCGGGCCTCGGCCACCAGGCGCTCCCCGAAAGCGGGCGCAGCGTGGAAAGTGAGGCTCATCTGCAGGGCCACGGCCACGCTGCCATGGGCGTTCACCGCCACCTGGAAGGCCTCGTCCATGAGGGCAAAAAGGGCGCTGCCGTGGACCATGCCCAGGATGTTCCCCATCTCCTCCCGGCAGAGCATGGACACCCGGGCATAGCCCGGCGCGGCTTCCTCCAGCTCCAGGCCCAGGTGTTGCGCCAGGCCCTGGGCCGCCACTTTTTCCTGCAGTTTCGCCAAGAATTCTGAGGTCGCCATCACAAGCCCTCATAGAGTTCCGGAAACTGGTTCTTCCAACGGCGGTGCAGCCACAGCCACTGCTCCGGCGCCGCCCGCACCCAGGCCTCCACCGCCCGGCTCTGTTCTTGGAGGTGATGCCGGATGTCCGCCTCAACGTCGTCGGTCTTTTCCAAGGGCAGGCGGGGCAGGAAAGCCAGGAGGTGCCGGCCATCCGGCAGGCGTCGGGAGAATACCGGAAGGACGGGCACTCCTCGGCGCCGGGCCAAAATTGCGGCCACCGGGGTGGTACGGGCCGGCTTGCCGAAAAAGTCCACCAACAGGCCCTCGCCGGGGGCGGTATTCTGGTCAATGACAATTCCCACGATGCGGTTCTGCTTCAGGTGACTCAGGATGTCTTTAAGCCCCCCCTGTTTGTTGATCATGACATTGCCGCAGCGCTCCCGCAAACGCCGGGCCAGGGGCCGAAGCCACGGCTGGCTGAGCTCCCGGGCCACCACCGCCACCGACCCGTACTGCAGGCCCTGCCCCACCACAGTGTACTCCCAGTTGCCGGCGTGGGCGGCAATGGCGATGAGACCTTTGCCTTCCGCCAGGGCCGCCTGAAAATGCTCCTGGCCCACGATCACCACCTTTTTCTTGATGACCGGCAGGGGCAGGACCGCCAGTTCCGCCAATTCCAAGGCAAAGCGGGCAAACTGCCGGAAGACCTCCCGGGCCACACGCTCCCTTTCTTTGGGACTCAGTTCCTCGCCATAGGCAAAGGCCAGGTTGCGGCGCACGATCTCCCGATGGCGCCGGTCCAGCCGGTACCACAAATCCCCTGCCAGATCGCACAGGCGCTCCCGCACAGCGAAAAGGAGTCTCACTTCCCCTCCAGCAGCTCCCGGTAGATCTCCTCCAGACAGTCGGCCATGTGCTCCAGGGAGTGGCGCGCCGCCACCAGCTCCCGGCCCCGTTGGCCCCAAACTTGGGCCTCTTGCCTGCCTTCCATGACTCTGGCCAGGGCCTGAGCCAAGGCCTGGGATTCCTTGGGAGGGACCAGCAAGCCGGTCTCCCCCTCCCGGATGACCTCCGGGATGCCACCTATCCTGGTGGCCACCACCGGCCGCGCCATGGCCAGGGCCTGGAGCAGGGCCTGGGGCACACCTTCATGGGCATAAGAGGCCAGCACAAAGGCGTCCATCAGGGCCAGCCAGGCGGGGACGTCCTCCTGATGACCCAGAAGCCGCACCCAGGCGCTCAGACCCAGTTCCCGGATCTTCTCCTCGATGACCGGGCGGTAGGGGCCTTCTCCTACAATCATTAGAGCGAGGTCATACCCCTGGCCCCTCAGCAGGTGCAGCGCCTCCAGGAGATACAGGTGCCCCTTCCAGGAGCGCAGCACCGACACCGTGCCGATGACAAAGGTCCCGGGGGGCCATCCCAAGGACGCCCGGAGGCCCGGGTCCGGCGGCCGGGGGGAAAAATCGGCCAGGCTGATGCCGGTGGGCACGGCCACCAGCCTCGCCTGGGGCACCCCCAGGCGCTCATGCACCAACGCCGCAATCTCCCGGCTGGTGGTGAGCACCCGGGCCGGCCGGTGGTACAGCCAGCGGGTGGGCCAGTTGGGATGCACCGGGGTGGAGAGATGACGGGTGCGGAGCAATACCGGCCGCCGCCTTAAGCTCGCCCAGGCCACCGTCCCCACCCAGGAGTCCAGGGAGCTGTGGGTGTTGAGGATATCCACCTCCTCTAACCGGAGGAGACGCCGCAGGTGTAACCAGGCGGCCGGATTGGCGCGGCCGCCAAAGGTCAATGGGATGACGGAAAAACCCTCAGCCCGGGCCCGGCCATAAAGCTCCCCCCGGGGATCGGCGGCAATCAGCAGGCGATGCCCCCGGGCCCTAAGCACCCGGGCCTCCGCCAGGATGCGGTGCTCCTGGCCCCCCCAGCCCAGGGAGGATTCCGTGTGCAAAATAGTCAGGCCCTGGCCACGGCTCATGAGCGGCGCCGCTCCCCCCACACCGCCAGATAGAGGTCCTTAAGGCGTTGGAGCATGGTCTCCTGAGAGTAGTTCTCCCTCGCGGTGCGCCGGGCCGCCTCCCCCAGGCGGATCCTGGTTGCCGGATCATGATAGAGTTCCCGGATGGCCCCGGCCAGAGCGGCCGAGTCCCGGGGCGGCACCAACACCCCGTTCACCCCGGAGGTGATGACCTGCTCAAAGCCGCCCACCTGGGTGGCCACCACCGGCAGGCCGGCGGCCATGGCCTGGAGCAGGGCCAGAGAGAGCCCCTCCCACAGGGAGGGCTGCACATAGAGATCCAGCGCCTTGAGGATCAAGGGCACGTCCCGGCGCCAGCCCAGGAACCGCACCTGCGCCCCCAGCCCCAGGTCAGCGGCCTGACGGCGGAGCGCCTCCCCCCGGCGGCCCTCCCCGGCAAGGAGGAGGGTCGCCTCCGGGAGCTCCTCAGACAACAGATGCAGCGCCTCCAAGAGATAAGCGTGCCCCTTTTCTTCCTCCAACCGGCCCACGGCACCCACAACGAAGCCATCCACCTTGAGCCGCGCTCGCGCCTCCTCCCGGCTCACCGGGATATCCAGGGCCTTCAGATCCACTCCGTTAGGCAGAAGATGCAGCTTTTCCGGCGGCACCCCGTCATATTTCCGGATATCTGCCCAAACCTGGGGACTCACTGCGATCAGCGCCGCCGTCCACGGGGTCAATAGACGGTTGAGAAGAAGGCGATGCAGTTTGACCCGGGAATACACACTGTGCACCGAGCACACTACCGGCACCCCCAGCCCCCAAGCCGCCAGCCGGCCGTAGAGGTTGGGGTGGTAGAGGTGCGTGTGCAAAATATCCGGCTGCCGCTCCCTGAGAAGCCGGCGCACTGCCCGGATCAGCCGGAACGTCGGGGTGCGCTTCAGGCTCAGGTTGAGGGCGGTGACCCGGCGGCCCTCCCGGGTGAGCTCCTCCCCGATGGCGCCCAGGGCTTCAATGGTGGCCGCCTCCACCTCGAAGAGCTCCGGGTCCAGCCCCCGCACGATGGCCGCCACCACCTCCTCGGCCCCGCCCACCGGCAGGGTGGAGATGAGCTGCAGCACCCGAAGAGGACGGCCAGGCAGAATCCGGGCGGGATCAGCGGCGGTCATGGCGGGAGTATAGCAAAAATTCCCGGGGCTGCCGAGTTGGCTGCGGTTCCGCCGAAGGTCTCGATGCCTTTGTCAAGGCCATGGCGCCCTCCACCCACCTACACGAGGAATTTCCGCCCACCCCTTGACAGCCGCCTCGGGCTCGGATATTTTAAAAGCGTTCGGGGCTGTAGCTCAGCTGGAAGAGCGCTTGAATGGCATTCAAGAGGTCAGGGGTTCAACTCCCCTCAGCTCCACCAACACCGGCGAATTGACGAAGGGTTGGCGCCCATGGGCAGCCAACCTTTTGTTTTTGGCAGGCCAGGCAAACAGGATCGGATCATGGGCCTTCGCCCCTGCCGGGCCCCTTCTGTACTCTCCCTCCGGCTCCCTCCACCCGCACCTTGATACAAGCTTTCCTGGGAGTCCAAGAAGTCCCCGGCACGGATTTGACCCTTGTCAGGAATCCCAGCCATCCTCCGGTCATTTCAAGCCGTACTTTTTCAGCTTGTATCGGAGCATGCGCTCGCTCAGACCCAGGAGGGCGGCGGCCCGGGTCTGGTGGCGGCCGGTTTTCTCCAGGGCTTCCCGGATCATCCGGCGCTCCAGGTCGGCCACGGCCTCCGGGAGGGTGGCCGCCCGGGAGAAGGCGACGCTGGCCGGCGGACTGGAGGCTTCCGGAAAAGGCAGATCCTCCCGGGTGATGACGTTGCCTCGGGCAATCACCACCGCCCGCTCCAGGATATTCTCCAGCTCCCGGACGTTGCCGGGATAATCGTATTTGATGAGCAGATCCCGTGCTTCCCGGCTGAGGCCGGCGATGGCCTTGCGGTTGTCTCGGGCAAAGCACTGGAGGAAATGGTCAATCAGCGGGGGGATGTCCTCTCGGCGCTCTCTCAGCGGCGGAATCTTTAAAGTGACCACGTTGAGGCGATAGAAGAGGTCCTCCCGAAATGAGCCCTGCCGCATCAGGGCCTCCAGATCCCGGTTGGTGGCGCTGATGAGGCGCACGTCGGCTTTCAGGGGGCGCTCGCCTCCCAGCCGCTGGAACTCCCGCTCCTGGAGAAAGCGCAGCAGCTTGACCTGAATGCTTGAGGGGATTTCACCCACCTCATCCAAAAACAGGGTGCCGCCATGGGCCTGCTCCACCCGCCCCAGGCGGCGCTGCATCGCGCCGGTGAAGGCCCCCCGCTCATGGCCGAAGAGTTCGCTCTCCAGCAGGGTCTCCGGGATGGCGGCGCAGTTGAGGGCCACAAACGGCCGCCCCGCCCGGGGGCTCAACTGGTGGATCAGCCGGGCGAAGAGCTCCTTGCCGGTGCCGGTCTCCCCCAGGATGAGCACCGACGCCTGGGTCGGGGCGATCCGGGCCGCCAGATTGACCAGTTCGGCCATCCGGGGACTTTGGGAGATGATGGCCTCGGCGGTGACGGTGCGGGCCTGCAGTTCCTGGCGCAAAAGCTCATTTTCCCGTACCAGGGTCCGATGCTCGGAAATGTGGGCGAGGAGGTGCAGAAGTTCGTCCAGGTCAATGGGCTTGGTGAGATAATCCCGGGCCCCCGCCTTCATGGCGGCCACCGCGGTGTCAATGCTGCCGTAGGCGGTCATCAGCACCGCGTCGATCTCCGGGTCCAGTCGTTTCGCCTCGTTCATTAACTCCAGGCCGCTCATGCCCGGCATCCTGACGTCAATGAGCGCCAGGTCAAAGGCATGGCGGCGGAGGAGCTCCAGCCCTGCTTCGCCATCGGCGGCGGCCGCCACCTCATGCCCCTCTTTGCGGAGGAAGTCCTGCAGCATCTCCCGTTGGGAAGCCTCATCCTCCACGATCAGAATACTCATCGCCCTCATTAGGAAATCCTCAGGAATGTTTGCGTTTGCAGAGAGTTGGCGGGCCCCGCTTCCCCGCCCGGCCCCCTTACCCCAAGGGCAGAAGGATTTCAAAGGTCGTGCCTGTGCCCGGGGCACTTCTGACGCTGATCTCCCCCCCATGAGCCCGGACGATCTCATAGGCGATGGTCAGCCCCAGCCCCACGCCCTTGGTTTTGGTGGTGTAATAGGGGTCGAAGACGTGCTGCTGCTCCTCGGAAGCCAACCCCCTGCCGGTGTCGGTGACCCTGAGCCGGAGGTGATCCTTGCCGGCCGGCGCCGCCGCCAGGGTGATGCTGCCCTCGCCG
This portion of the Desulfobaccales bacterium genome encodes:
- a CDS encoding ABC transporter substrate-binding protein, with amino-acid sequence MPSIRSVMGTLAVWLLMAWAVPAWAGPATDAVKSVVDEVIRILNDPALATQKERRRQLVKAKVDQRFDYEEMAKRSLGPTWGRLSPAQRSEFVRLFGELLEASYSDKIDKYAGETVTFLGESLDGDYAEVRTLLVRPNDKIPMNYRLINKSRWVIYDVVIEGVSLVSNYRSQFSQIISQSSYQELVHRLRTRVEELRRAQRGA
- a CDS encoding PaaI family thioesterase — encoded protein: MATSEFLAKLQEKVAAQGLAQHLGLELEEAAPGYARVSMLCREEMGNILGMVHGSALFALMDEAFQVAVNAHGSVAVALQMSLTFHAAPAFGERLVAEAREIHTTRRTSSCHIQVTDSGGRLIATCQALAYRKGTPIEW
- a CDS encoding glycosyltransferase family 4 protein, translating into MSRGQGLTILHTESSLGWGGQEHRILAEARVLRARGHRLLIAADPRGELYGRARAEGFSVIPLTFGGRANPAAWLHLRRLLRLEEVDILNTHSSLDSWVGTVAWASLRRRPVLLRTRHLSTPVHPNWPTRWLYHRPARVLTTSREIAALVHERLGVPQARLVAVPTGISLADFSPRPPDPGLRASLGWPPGTFVIGTVSVLRSWKGHLYLLEALHLLRGQGYDLALMIVGEGPYRPVIEEKIRELGLSAWVRLLGHQEDVPAWLALMDAFVLASYAHEGVPQALLQALAMARPVVATRIGGIPEVIREGETGLLVPPKESQALAQALARVMEGRQEAQVWGQRGRELVAARHSLEHMADCLEEIYRELLEGK
- a CDS encoding glycosyltransferase, which translates into the protein MTAADPARILPGRPLRVLQLISTLPVGGAEEVVAAIVRGLDPELFEVEAATIEALGAIGEELTREGRRVTALNLSLKRTPTFRLIRAVRRLLRERQPDILHTHLYHPNLYGRLAAWGLGVPVVCSVHSVYSRVKLHRLLLNRLLTPWTAALIAVSPQVWADIRKYDGVPPEKLHLLPNGVDLKALDIPVSREEARARLKVDGFVVGAVGRLEEEKGHAYLLEALHLLSEELPEATLLLAGEGRRGEALRRQAADLGLGAQVRFLGWRRDVPLILKALDLYVQPSLWEGLSLALLQAMAAGLPVVATQVGGFEQVITSGVNGVLVPPRDSAALAGAIRELYHDPATRIRLGEAARRTARENYSQETMLQRLKDLYLAVWGERRRS
- a CDS encoding sigma-54 dependent transcriptional regulator, producing MSILIVEDEASQREMLQDFLRKEGHEVAAAADGEAGLELLRRHAFDLALIDVRMPGMSGLELMNEAKRLDPEIDAVLMTAYGSIDTAVAAMKAGARDYLTKPIDLDELLHLLAHISEHRTLVRENELLRQELQARTVTAEAIISQSPRMAELVNLAARIAPTQASVLILGETGTGKELFARLIHQLSPRAGRPFVALNCAAIPETLLESELFGHERGAFTGAMQRRLGRVEQAHGGTLFLDEVGEIPSSIQVKLLRFLQEREFQRLGGERPLKADVRLISATNRDLEALMRQGSFREDLFYRLNVVTLKIPPLRERREDIPPLIDHFLQCFARDNRKAIAGLSREARDLLIKYDYPGNVRELENILERAVVIARGNVITREDLPFPEASSPPASVAFSRAATLPEAVADLERRMIREALEKTGRHQTRAAALLGLSERMLRYKLKKYGLK